A genomic stretch from Zeimonas sediminis includes:
- a CDS encoding SDR family NAD(P)-dependent oxidoreductase, with amino-acid sequence MDDIKGKVALVTGGSTGIGAAVAREFGRLGAKVGVHYNSSRDAAEKVAEEIRAAGSEAFTVKADGLDSAQMKAAVEATVAKFGRIDVLVNNAGALVKRVPVESTDDAFFDEVMHLNGRSAWMATAAAVPHMRKQGGGNVIFVTSVAARHGGGPGAVLYAASKGFVSTATRGLAKELAKDNIRVNAVAPGVITTPFHEKFSTPQQLEGFKATIPMGRLGSADECVGAFVFLASDRLSGYVTGQILEVNGGQYMP; translated from the coding sequence ATGGACGACATCAAGGGCAAGGTCGCGCTGGTCACCGGCGGCTCCACCGGCATCGGCGCCGCGGTCGCGCGCGAGTTCGGCCGCCTAGGCGCGAAGGTCGGCGTGCACTACAACAGCAGCCGCGACGCCGCCGAGAAAGTGGCCGAGGAGATCCGCGCGGCCGGCAGCGAGGCCTTCACCGTGAAGGCCGACGGCCTGGACAGCGCGCAGATGAAGGCGGCGGTCGAGGCCACGGTTGCGAAGTTCGGCCGCATCGACGTGCTGGTCAACAACGCCGGCGCGCTGGTCAAGCGCGTGCCGGTCGAGTCCACCGACGACGCCTTCTTCGACGAGGTCATGCACCTGAACGGCCGCTCCGCCTGGATGGCCACCGCGGCCGCGGTGCCGCACATGCGCAAGCAGGGCGGCGGCAACGTGATCTTCGTGACCTCGGTGGCGGCGCGCCACGGCGGCGGGCCGGGCGCGGTGCTCTACGCCGCCTCCAAGGGATTCGTCAGCACCGCGACCCGCGGCCTGGCCAAGGAGCTCGCGAAGGACAACATCCGCGTCAACGCGGTGGCCCCCGGTGTCATCACCACGCCCTTCCACGAGAAGTTCAGCACGCCGCAGCAGCTCGAGGGCTTCAAGGCCACGATCCCGATGGGCCGGCTGGGCAGCGCCGACGAGTGCGTGGGGGCCTTCGTGTTCCTGGCGTCGGACCGGTTGTCGGGGTACGTGACGGGGCAGATCCTGGAGGTCAATGGCGGGCAGTACATGCCCTGA
- a CDS encoding L-threonylcarbamoyladenylate synthase, giving the protein MNPRPADEAAIEAAAAELAAGRLVAFPTETVYGLGGDAASAEAVAAIYRLKGRPADHPLIVHVSGAEQARKWARWNDAAQRLAEAFWPGPLTLILERQAEAPGWACGGQATIGLRSPSHPVARALLAAFERLGGSGVAAPSANRFGRVSPTRASHVIDDLGDEAPLVLDGGACGVGVESTIVDLSRGRPVLLRPGGLDAARIEAVLGVPLGAADAAAPRASGTLEAHYAPRTPLELVPAGVIAARLGELAARGIRAVVWSRSRPGRGEAAWEPAEAGSEAYARALYDTLRRLDRAGFDRILIERPPDGGDWAAVADRLRRAAVGAPARD; this is encoded by the coding sequence ATGAACCCCCGGCCTGCCGACGAGGCCGCGATCGAGGCGGCCGCGGCGGAACTGGCGGCCGGTCGCCTGGTGGCCTTCCCGACCGAGACCGTCTACGGGCTGGGCGGCGACGCGGCCTCGGCGGAAGCGGTGGCCGCGATCTACCGGCTGAAGGGCAGGCCGGCCGACCACCCGCTCATCGTGCACGTGAGCGGCGCCGAACAGGCCCGCAAGTGGGCGCGCTGGAACGACGCCGCGCAGCGGCTTGCCGAGGCCTTCTGGCCGGGGCCGCTGACGCTGATCCTGGAGCGTCAGGCCGAAGCGCCGGGCTGGGCCTGCGGCGGCCAGGCCACGATCGGCCTGCGCTCGCCTTCGCACCCGGTCGCGCGGGCGCTGCTGGCGGCCTTCGAGCGGCTCGGCGGGAGCGGCGTTGCCGCGCCCTCTGCGAACCGCTTCGGCCGCGTCAGCCCGACCCGCGCCTCTCACGTGATCGACGATCTCGGCGATGAGGCGCCGCTGGTGCTCGACGGCGGCGCCTGCGGGGTCGGGGTCGAGTCGACGATCGTCGACCTGTCGCGGGGCCGGCCGGTGCTGCTGCGCCCAGGCGGGCTCGACGCCGCCCGGATCGAGGCGGTGCTCGGTGTGCCGCTGGGCGCGGCCGACGCCGCCGCGCCGCGCGCCTCCGGGACGCTCGAGGCGCACTACGCGCCGCGCACGCCGCTGGAACTGGTGCCGGCCGGGGTGATCGCCGCCCGGCTGGGCGAGCTCGCCGCGCGCGGAATCAGGGCGGTCGTGTGGTCGCGCAGCCGCCCGGGTCGCGGCGAAGCGGCGTGGGAGCCTGCGGAGGCGGGGTCGGAGGCCTACGCGCGCGCGCTCTACGACACGCTGCGACGGCTCGACAGGGCGGGCTTCGACCGGATCCTGATCGAGCGCCCGCCCGATGGCGGCGACTGGGCGGCGGTCGCCGATCGCCTGCGCCGCGCCGCGGTCGGCGCGCCCGCGCGCGACTGA
- the otnC gene encoding 3-oxo-tetronate 4-phosphate decarboxylase: MSTEESRLREDLCKLGRSMFSRGLTHGSTGNLSVRLPDGGYLMTPTGSNLGELDPARLSKLDAQGRHLDGDKPTKESFLHIAMYEERERNAAVVHLHSTYSTAVSVLADVDPDDVLPPLTAYYVMRIGTLPLVPYYAPGDMNLAQAVRRFAGRHHAVLLANHGPVVAGSSLSAAADAIEELEATAKLHLTLHGRACRCLTPEQVAELKAKFQA; encoded by the coding sequence ATGAGCACGGAAGAGTCGCGCCTGCGCGAAGACCTCTGCAAGCTCGGCCGCTCGATGTTCTCGCGCGGCCTCACCCACGGCTCGACCGGCAACCTCAGCGTGCGGCTGCCCGACGGCGGCTACCTGATGACGCCCACCGGCTCGAACCTCGGCGAGCTCGACCCGGCAAGGCTCTCGAAGCTCGACGCGCAGGGCAGGCACCTGGACGGCGACAAGCCGACCAAGGAGAGCTTCCTGCACATCGCGATGTACGAGGAGCGCGAGCGCAACGCGGCGGTCGTGCACCTGCATTCCACGTACTCGACCGCGGTGTCGGTTCTCGCGGACGTTGATCCCGACGACGTGCTGCCGCCGCTCACCGCCTACTACGTGATGCGGATCGGCACGCTGCCGCTGGTGCCGTACTACGCGCCCGGCGACATGAACCTGGCGCAGGCGGTGCGCCGCTTCGCCGGCAGGCACCACGCGGTGCTTCTGGCCAACCACGGCCCGGTGGTGGCCGGCAGCAGCCTGTCGGCCGCGGCCGACGCGATCGAGGAGCTGGAGGCCACCGCGAAGCTGCACCTCACGCTGCACGGGCGGGCCTGCCGCTGCCTGACGCCCGAGCAGGTGGCGGAGCTGAAGGCGAAGTTTCAGGCGTAG
- a CDS encoding MFS transporter: MSDRAAVAHSPLTQEEVTRVVLGLLLAIFLAAIDQTIVAVALVSIARDLGGFDLVPWVVSGYLVASTVSTPIYGKLSDLYGRRPLLSAAIAIYMGAALLCALAQSMPQLVAFRILQGLGGGGLIALAQATVADVAPGPERGRYQGYLSGVFAVAAVAGPVLGGYLTHYISWRAIFWIALPLAIAAFLITRRAMLRLTARGERRPIDWLGAALLAAGLTSLMVALTRIGQGHGWTAPSTLLLAGTSVLSLLACAWRERVAPEPILPPELFTNRIVVVCCAILGLIFFLLVGNSVLLPIWMQSLGGASTNEVALRMLPLTLGIPAGAFVSGRILMRIARSRPLVLAGTATTVAAAALLLFVPVESPLAAGAAMGLMGVGIGLPLPASIVAVQSAVAPRQIGIATAMSALFRTLGGAIGIAILTSVLFAQVRATRGIAPGQATGPLTDVPAEILQAGFQGAFAVGVAVAILALAVAFALPARSLRELGQPER; the protein is encoded by the coding sequence TTGAGCGATCGCGCAGCCGTCGCGCACTCGCCGCTCACCCAGGAAGAGGTCACCCGGGTCGTTCTCGGCCTGCTGCTGGCCATCTTCCTGGCGGCGATCGACCAGACGATCGTCGCGGTCGCGCTCGTGTCGATCGCCCGCGACCTGGGCGGCTTCGACCTGGTGCCCTGGGTGGTGTCGGGCTACCTGGTCGCATCCACCGTTTCCACGCCGATCTACGGCAAGCTGTCCGACCTGTACGGCCGGCGGCCGCTGCTGTCGGCGGCGATCGCGATCTACATGGGCGCTGCGCTGCTCTGCGCGCTCGCCCAGTCGATGCCGCAGCTGGTCGCGTTCCGCATCCTGCAGGGCCTGGGCGGCGGTGGCCTGATCGCGCTGGCGCAAGCCACCGTGGCCGACGTGGCCCCGGGCCCCGAGCGAGGCCGCTACCAGGGCTACCTGTCGGGCGTGTTCGCGGTGGCGGCGGTGGCCGGCCCGGTGCTCGGCGGCTACCTGACTCACTACATCTCGTGGCGGGCGATCTTCTGGATCGCGCTGCCGCTGGCGATCGCCGCCTTCCTGATCACGCGCCGGGCGATGCTGCGGCTGACCGCGCGCGGCGAGCGCCGGCCGATCGACTGGCTCGGCGCCGCGCTGCTGGCCGCCGGCCTCACCTCGCTGATGGTCGCGCTGACCCGGATCGGCCAGGGGCACGGCTGGACCGCGCCGTCGACGCTGCTGCTGGCCGGCACGTCGGTGCTGTCGCTGCTCGCCTGCGCGTGGCGCGAGCGGGTCGCGCCCGAACCCATCCTGCCGCCCGAACTGTTCACGAACCGCATCGTCGTGGTCTGCTGCGCGATCCTCGGGCTGATCTTCTTCCTGCTGGTCGGCAACTCGGTGCTGCTGCCGATCTGGATGCAGTCGCTGGGCGGCGCGAGCACGAACGAGGTGGCCCTGCGGATGCTGCCGCTCACGCTGGGCATCCCCGCCGGCGCCTTCGTGTCGGGGCGGATCCTGATGCGGATCGCCCGTTCCCGGCCTCTGGTGCTGGCGGGCACCGCCACCACGGTGGCGGCCGCGGCGCTGCTGCTGTTCGTGCCGGTGGAGTCGCCGCTCGCGGCAGGTGCCGCGATGGGGCTGATGGGCGTGGGCATCGGGCTGCCGCTGCCGGCGTCGATCGTGGCGGTGCAATCGGCGGTCGCGCCCCGCCAGATCGGCATCGCCACCGCGATGAGCGCGCTGTTCCGCACGCTGGGCGGCGCGATCGGCATCGCGATCCTGACCTCGGTCCTGTTCGCGCAGGTGCGCGCCACCCGCGGCATCGCCCCCGGCCAGGCCACCGGGCCGCTGACCGACGTGCCGGCCGAAATCCTCCAGGCCGGCTTCCAGGGCGCCTTCGCGGTCGGCGTGGCGGTTGCGATCCTGGCGCTGGCGGTGGCGTTCGCGCTGCCGGCGCGCTCGCTGCGCGAGCTCGGGCAGCCGGAGCGCTGA
- a CDS encoding MaoC family dehydratase: protein MRVFERLADLKGLVGQELTTSDWVPITQERIDRFAEATGDHQWIHVDPDRAAKGPFGATIAHGFLTLSMLPLFLESSVDIRDVKMGVNYGLNRVRFTSPVPVGSELRARIVLKGYDPLPDGGVQMTTEVTIERKGSDKPVCVAEAISRRYA from the coding sequence ATGAGAGTGTTCGAACGGCTGGCCGACCTGAAGGGACTCGTCGGCCAGGAGCTGACCACCAGCGATTGGGTCCCGATCACGCAGGAGCGGATCGACAGGTTCGCCGAGGCCACGGGCGATCACCAGTGGATCCACGTCGACCCGGATCGTGCCGCCAAGGGGCCGTTCGGCGCGACGATCGCGCACGGCTTCCTGACGCTGTCGATGCTGCCGCTGTTCCTCGAGTCGTCGGTCGACATCCGCGACGTGAAGATGGGCGTCAACTACGGCCTGAACCGGGTGAGATTCACGTCGCCGGTGCCGGTGGGCAGCGAGCTGCGCGCGCGGATCGTGCTGAAGGGCTACGACCCGCTGCCCGACGGCGGCGTGCAGATGACCACCGAGGTGACGATCGAGCGCAAGGGCTCGGACAAGCCGGTCTGCGTGGCCGAGGCGATCTCGCGGCGCTACGCCTGA
- a CDS encoding universal stress protein, whose protein sequence is MRITCGTDFSERGHQAAEVAALLAARSGGRLELVHALDTRGAVLGAAHVLETLETAARERLDFEAGRLRALGATVDTAMPDGWPDEALLGEADRHDSAMIVLAATGSRDGAGVSVGKTCERTLSRAKRPMMVVRDAAPLTAWLRGERPLHILVAFDFSPQAASALAFAARLARIGACRIVAAFADDPRREARRMGLAGSPDEAQGLLQQALADHVAQLEPELPADVVVSPHLGDPAARLAHLAERENADLVVAGTHQRGPLQRLFAGSVSLQLLRDSATNLIIVPTAEAEAAAPAAAPHEVRRVLAATDLSPNGNRAIAQALAIAPAGAEVRIVHVMSPNQMLEGAYGRPSYKEFEAEHAAERANRQQALEALLPRGAKAGQRTIVCEVVEHDLPARAIAEQAEHYDVDLVCVGTLGRTGLSAALLGSTAQEVLRHLRRPLLLVPPAER, encoded by the coding sequence ATGCGGATCACTTGCGGGACCGATTTCAGCGAGCGCGGCCATCAGGCGGCTGAAGTGGCGGCTTTGCTTGCGGCGCGCTCCGGGGGGCGGCTAGAGCTGGTGCACGCGCTGGACACGCGCGGGGCGGTGCTGGGGGCGGCGCACGTGCTGGAGACGCTGGAAACGGCGGCGCGGGAGCGGCTCGACTTCGAGGCGGGCCGGCTGCGCGCGCTGGGCGCCACGGTGGACACCGCGATGCCCGACGGCTGGCCCGACGAGGCGCTGCTCGGCGAGGCCGACCGGCACGACTCGGCGATGATCGTGCTCGCCGCCACCGGCTCGCGCGACGGCGCGGGCGTCAGCGTGGGCAAGACCTGCGAGCGCACGCTGTCGCGCGCGAAGCGGCCGATGATGGTGGTGCGCGACGCCGCACCGCTCACCGCCTGGCTGCGCGGCGAGCGGCCGCTGCACATCCTGGTCGCCTTCGATTTCTCGCCGCAGGCCGCGTCGGCGCTGGCCTTCGCGGCCCGGCTCGCGCGCATCGGGGCCTGCCGCATCGTGGCCGCCTTCGCCGACGACCCGCGGCGCGAGGCGCGGCGCATGGGCCTCGCCGGTTCGCCCGACGAGGCGCAAGGCCTGCTGCAGCAGGCGCTGGCCGATCACGTGGCGCAGCTCGAGCCCGAGCTGCCGGCCGACGTGGTCGTGTCGCCGCACCTCGGCGACCCGGCCGCGCGGCTCGCGCACCTGGCCGAGCGCGAGAACGCCGACCTGGTCGTCGCGGGTACCCACCAGCGCGGCCCCTTGCAGCGCCTGTTCGCCGGCTCGGTCTCGCTGCAGTTGCTGCGCGACTCGGCCACCAACCTGATCATCGTGCCGACGGCCGAGGCCGAGGCGGCCGCGCCGGCGGCCGCTCCGCACGAGGTCAGGCGAGTACTGGCCGCCACCGACCTGTCCCCGAACGGCAACCGCGCGATCGCCCAGGCTCTGGCAATCGCGCCGGCCGGCGCCGAGGTCCGGATCGTCCACGTGATGAGCCCCAACCAGATGCTCGAGGGCGCCTACGGCCGGCCGTCCTACAAGGAATTCGAGGCCGAGCACGCGGCCGAGCGCGCGAACCGGCAGCAGGCGCTGGAGGCGCTTCTGCCGCGCGGCGCGAAGGCCGGCCAGCGCACGATCGTGTGCGAGGTCGTCGAGCACGATCTCCCCGCCCGCGCGATCGCCGAGCAGGCCGAGCACTACGACGTCGACCTGGTGTGCGTCGGCACGCTGGGCCGCACCGGCCTGTCGGCCGCGCTGCTCGGCTCGACCGCGCAGGAAGTGCTCAGGCACCTGCGCCGGCCCCTGCTGCTGGTGCCGCCCGCCGAACGCTGA
- the ltnD gene encoding L-threonate dehydrogenase, whose amino-acid sequence MGKRGFRSYRCDHSGLPRAASARLPKKNVTGVGMKVSKIGVVGLGAMGIGVARSLLRKGFEVHACDVRPQVLEAIAAEGAHAHATPASLAARVDALIVLVVNADQTETVLFGENGAAGALKPGGIVMASSTVPPHYAEELGARLAKAGFAMLDAPVSGGAARAASGEMTVMASGAPEAFDAMSEVLDAVAAKVYRLGDAPGMGSKVKMINQLLAGVHIAAATEAMALGIRAGIDPDTLYEVISNSAGNSWMFSNRVPHILAGDYTPLSAVNIFVKDLGIVLDSARKMTFPLPLTSSALQMFIATSASGLGGEDDSAVIKMFQRLTGIDLPEPKKEG is encoded by the coding sequence ATCGGCAAGCGGGGGTTCCGGTCGTATCGGTGCGATCATAGCGGCTTGCCGCGCGCCGCTTCGGCGCGCCTTCCGAAAAAGAACGTGACTGGAGTCGGCATGAAGGTATCGAAGATCGGCGTCGTGGGGCTCGGCGCCATGGGAATCGGCGTGGCCCGTTCGCTGCTGCGCAAGGGCTTCGAGGTGCACGCCTGCGACGTGCGACCGCAGGTGCTCGAGGCGATCGCCGCCGAAGGCGCCCACGCGCACGCCACGCCCGCCTCGCTGGCCGCCCGCGTCGACGCGCTGATCGTGCTGGTGGTCAACGCCGATCAGACCGAGACCGTGCTCTTCGGCGAGAACGGCGCCGCCGGCGCGCTGAAGCCCGGCGGCATCGTGATGGCCTCGAGCACCGTGCCGCCGCACTACGCCGAGGAGCTCGGCGCGCGGCTCGCCAAGGCCGGCTTCGCGATGCTCGACGCCCCGGTGTCGGGCGGCGCGGCGCGGGCTGCCTCGGGCGAGATGACCGTGATGGCCTCCGGCGCGCCCGAGGCATTCGACGCGATGAGCGAAGTGCTCGACGCGGTCGCGGCCAAGGTCTACCGGCTGGGCGACGCGCCCGGCATGGGCTCGAAGGTCAAGATGATCAACCAGCTGCTGGCCGGCGTGCACATCGCGGCGGCCACCGAGGCGATGGCGCTGGGCATCCGCGCCGGCATCGACCCCGACACACTGTACGAGGTGATCTCGAACAGCGCCGGCAACAGCTGGATGTTCAGCAACCGGGTGCCGCACATCCTGGCCGGCGACTACACGCCGCTGTCGGCGGTCAACATCTTCGTGAAGGACCTCGGCATCGTGCTCGACTCCGCGCGCAAGATGACCTTCCCGCTGCCGCTGACCTCGTCGGCGCTGCAGATGTTCATCGCGACCAGTGCCTCAGGCCTGGGCGGCGAAGACGACTCGGCCGTCATCAAGATGTTCCAGCGGCTCACCGGCATCGACCTGCCGGAACCGAAGAAGGAAGGCTGA
- the otnK gene encoding 3-oxo-tetronate kinase, with protein MLLGCIADDFTGATDLANNLVRAGMRTVQTIGVPDASLSIDADAVVVALKSRTIEPADAVAQSLAALAWLREAGCRQFYFKYCSTFDSTDRGNIGPVADALMDALGTDFTIACPAFPAAGRTIFRGHLFVGDLLLSDSGMRDHPLTPMTDANLVRVLQRQSAKKVGLLRYDTLATGVDATRAAIDALRADGVGIAIVDATSDADLMTMGEAFADLPLVTAGSGVAIGLPQNFRRAGLLPAVPVAPELPRVPGPALVLSGSCSQATLAQVSDWSATRPAYRVDPMRVARGEAVAAEAAAFARDAQARGETALVYASASPDEVRAVQQQLGRDEAGAMIERTLAEVARAMRESGTRRFVVAGGETSGAVVQALDVRALRIGPQIDPGVPWTETVENEPVALTLKSGNFGALDFFGKALALLDA; from the coding sequence ATGCTCCTGGGCTGCATCGCCGACGATTTCACCGGCGCCACCGACCTGGCCAACAACCTGGTGCGCGCCGGCATGCGCACCGTGCAGACGATCGGCGTGCCCGACGCGTCGCTGTCGATCGACGCCGACGCGGTCGTCGTTGCGCTGAAGTCGCGCACGATCGAGCCGGCCGACGCGGTCGCGCAATCGCTGGCCGCGCTCGCCTGGTTGCGCGAGGCCGGCTGCCGCCAGTTCTACTTCAAGTACTGCTCGACCTTCGATTCCACCGACCGCGGCAACATCGGCCCGGTGGCCGACGCCCTGATGGACGCGCTCGGCACCGACTTCACGATCGCATGCCCGGCCTTCCCGGCCGCAGGCCGCACGATCTTCCGCGGTCACCTGTTCGTCGGCGACCTGCTGCTGTCCGACTCGGGAATGCGCGACCATCCGCTGACGCCGATGACCGATGCGAACCTGGTCCGGGTGCTGCAGCGCCAGAGCGCGAAGAAGGTCGGCCTGCTGCGCTACGACACGCTGGCCACCGGGGTCGATGCGACCCGCGCGGCGATCGACGCGCTGCGCGCCGACGGTGTGGGCATCGCGATCGTCGACGCGACCAGCGACGCCGACCTGATGACGATGGGCGAGGCCTTCGCCGACCTGCCGCTGGTGACCGCCGGCTCGGGCGTGGCGATCGGGCTGCCGCAGAACTTCCGCCGCGCCGGGCTGCTGCCGGCGGTGCCGGTCGCGCCCGAGCTGCCGCGCGTCCCGGGCCCCGCGCTGGTGCTGTCCGGAAGCTGCTCGCAGGCCACCCTCGCGCAGGTCTCCGACTGGAGCGCCACGCGACCCGCCTACCGCGTCGACCCGATGCGGGTGGCGCGCGGCGAGGCGGTGGCCGCCGAGGCCGCGGCGTTCGCGCGCGACGCGCAGGCCCGCGGCGAGACCGCTCTGGTCTACGCCAGCGCCTCGCCCGACGAGGTGCGCGCGGTCCAGCAGCAACTCGGCCGCGACGAGGCCGGCGCGATGATCGAGCGCACGCTGGCCGAGGTCGCGCGAGCGATGCGCGAGTCCGGCACCCGCCGCTTCGTCGTCGCCGGCGGCGAGACCTCCGGCGCGGTGGTCCAGGCGCTGGACGTGCGGGCGCTGCGCATCGGCCCGCAGATCGACCCGGGCGTGCCCTGGACCGAGACGGTCGAGAACGAGCCCGTCGCGCTCACGCTGAAGTCGGGCAACTTCGGCGCGCTCGACTTCTTCGGCAAGGCGCTGGCGCTTCTGGATGCGTGA
- a CDS encoding 2-hydroxyacid dehydrogenase, whose amino-acid sequence MAVLLLTKPTPPEAVAKKIREIAPDIRCIERREDADPAEIDAILGWRIREGFAASLPKLKLVCANAAGVEKLMTPDLPGHVAVTRIVDPLVNLGIAQHVATMALWHARGFERYRRQQAGRDWTRHPPKVATHRVGILGVGEVGTAIARTLAALGFEPRGWSTRRRPDLPFPTFGADELDAFLGESEILVCALPLTGDTAGIVNAKLLARLPRGAYFINVARGEHVVEPDLIEAVRAGHLAGAALDVQRNEPMKPDDPLWSVDGISITPHIAGQTRLETVAAQFVEAYRAMQRGEPIPRRVDRARGY is encoded by the coding sequence ATGGCCGTCCTGCTGCTGACCAAGCCCACGCCGCCCGAGGCGGTGGCGAAGAAGATCCGCGAGATCGCTCCCGACATCCGTTGCATCGAACGGCGCGAGGATGCCGATCCGGCCGAGATCGACGCGATCCTCGGCTGGCGCATCCGCGAGGGCTTCGCCGCCTCGCTGCCGAAGCTGAAGCTGGTCTGCGCGAACGCCGCCGGCGTCGAGAAGCTGATGACGCCGGACCTGCCCGGGCATGTGGCGGTGACCCGCATCGTCGACCCGCTGGTCAACCTGGGCATCGCGCAGCACGTGGCCACGATGGCGCTGTGGCACGCCCGCGGCTTCGAGCGCTACCGCCGCCAGCAGGCCGGGCGCGACTGGACGCGGCATCCGCCGAAGGTGGCCACCCACCGGGTGGGCATCCTGGGCGTGGGCGAGGTCGGAACCGCGATCGCCCGCACGCTGGCCGCGCTCGGCTTCGAGCCGCGCGGCTGGAGCACCCGCAGGCGCCCGGATCTGCCGTTCCCGACCTTCGGCGCCGACGAGCTCGACGCCTTCCTCGGGGAATCCGAGATCCTGGTCTGCGCGCTGCCGCTGACCGGCGACACCGCCGGCATCGTGAACGCGAAGCTGCTCGCCAGGCTGCCGCGCGGCGCCTACTTCATCAACGTGGCGCGCGGCGAGCACGTCGTCGAGCCCGACCTGATCGAGGCGGTGCGCGCCGGGCACCTGGCCGGCGCCGCGCTCGACGTGCAGCGCAACGAACCGATGAAGCCCGACGACCCGCTGTGGTCGGTCGACGGCATCTCGATCACCCCGCACATCGCCGGGCAGACCCGGCTCGAGACGGTCGCCGCGCAGTTCGTCGAGGCCTACCGGGCGATGCAGCGCGGCGAGCCGATCCCGCGGCGGGTCGACCGGGCGCGGGGTTATTGA
- a CDS encoding asparaginase, which yields MALPKVLMVSLGGTITMTPGGPGGIVPTLTATDLIRSVPGIEAVAELEAASPMRVASASLPVDGLIELAAMLRERLAKDVDGAVVIQGTDTIEETAWLFDLLVGGDKPVVVTGAMRGAAAPGADGPANLMASTIAAASPSAAGLGALVVLNDQVHAARYVRKAHTALPSAFASPLAGPIGLVAEGRLSVFARPPRTAPVGLPDDWRERDQPPVALVRMALGDDGRLLKSLPALGYRAAVVEGMGAGHVPESVAPLFDALAAAMPVVLASRAHAGPAFTKTYGYPGSEIDLLGRGLIPGGALGSLKARILLMLLLRAGLAGEALADAFGERVG from the coding sequence ATGGCCTTGCCGAAAGTCCTGATGGTGTCCCTGGGCGGGACGATCACGATGACCCCGGGCGGTCCGGGCGGCATCGTGCCGACGCTCACCGCGACCGACCTGATCCGCTCGGTGCCGGGCATCGAGGCGGTGGCCGAACTGGAGGCGGCCTCGCCGATGCGCGTGGCCAGCGCCTCGCTGCCGGTCGACGGCCTGATCGAGCTGGCAGCGATGCTGCGCGAGCGCCTCGCGAAGGACGTCGACGGCGCCGTCGTGATCCAGGGCACCGACACGATCGAGGAGACAGCCTGGCTGTTCGACCTGCTGGTGGGTGGCGACAAGCCGGTCGTGGTCACCGGCGCGATGCGCGGCGCCGCGGCGCCCGGCGCCGACGGGCCGGCCAACCTGATGGCCTCGACGATCGCGGCCGCGTCGCCTTCCGCCGCGGGGCTCGGCGCGCTGGTCGTGCTGAACGACCAGGTGCACGCCGCGCGCTACGTGCGCAAGGCGCACACCGCGCTGCCCTCGGCCTTCGCCTCGCCGCTGGCCGGACCGATCGGGCTGGTGGCGGAAGGGCGGCTATCGGTCTTCGCGCGGCCGCCGCGCACCGCGCCCGTGGGGCTGCCCGACGACTGGCGCGAGCGCGACCAGCCGCCGGTCGCGCTGGTGCGGATGGCGCTCGGCGACGACGGCCGGCTGCTGAAGTCGCTGCCCGCGCTGGGTTACCGCGCAGCGGTCGTCGAGGGCATGGGCGCCGGCCACGTGCCGGAGTCGGTGGCGCCGCTGTTCGATGCGCTGGCCGCGGCGATGCCGGTCGTGCTGGCCAGCCGCGCGCACGCCGGTCCTGCCTTCACGAAGACCTACGGCTATCCGGGTTCGGAGATCGACCTGCTCGGGCGCGGGCTGATCCCGGGCGGCGCGCTCGGCAGCCTGAAGGCGCGGATCCTGCTGATGCTGCTGCTGCGGGCCGGCCTGGCCGGCGAGGCCCTCGCGGACGCGTTCGGCGAACGGGTCGGCTGA
- the upp gene encoding uracil phosphoribosyltransferase, with product MRQDPRFPNLFIIDHPLIQHKLSHMRDRATSTRTFRELLREITLLMGYEITRDLPLTTRAIDTPLEPMDAPVIAGKKVAIVPVLRAGLGMADGLLELIPSAREGHIGLYRGEDNRPVEYYVRLPEPEGRLFIVCDPMLATGYSAVHAVRMLIDRGVAPESIRYLALVAAPEGVQVFHDAHPQVPVYVAALDRQLNEKAYIVPGLGDAGDRIFGTKH from the coding sequence ATGCGCCAGGATCCCCGCTTCCCGAACTTGTTCATCATCGACCACCCGCTGATCCAGCACAAGCTGTCGCACATGCGCGACCGCGCCACGTCCACGCGCACCTTTCGCGAGCTGCTGCGCGAGATCACGCTGCTGATGGGCTACGAGATCACCCGCGACCTGCCGCTGACCACCCGCGCGATCGACACGCCGCTCGAGCCGATGGATGCGCCGGTGATCGCCGGAAAGAAAGTCGCGATCGTGCCGGTGCTGCGCGCCGGCCTGGGCATGGCCGACGGGCTGCTCGAGCTGATCCCGTCGGCGCGCGAGGGTCACATCGGCCTGTACCGCGGCGAGGACAACCGCCCGGTCGAGTACTACGTGAGGCTGCCCGAGCCCGAGGGCCGGCTGTTCATCGTCTGCGACCCGATGCTGGCGACCGGCTACTCGGCGGTGCACGCGGTGCGGATGCTGATCGATCGGGGCGTCGCGCCGGAGTCGATACGATACCTGGCGCTGGTGGCCGCGCCCGAGGGCGTGCAGGTCTTCCACGACGCGCATCCGCAGGTGCCGGTCTATGTGGCCGCGCTCGACCGCCAGCTGAACGAGAAGGCCTACATCGTGCCGGGGCTGGGCGACGCCGGCGACCGGATCTTCGGGACCAAGCACTGA